The following nucleotide sequence is from Salvia miltiorrhiza cultivar Shanhuang (shh) chromosome 7, IMPLAD_Smil_shh, whole genome shotgun sequence.
GATGCGCAGCATGCATGATCCCCATTTCTTCCCCAGGTATATTGATTTTGGGAGCGTGTTTCTGACAAGCCTCACATTTTCGCACAAAGGCCTTCGATTCTTTGCTGATTCCGGGCCAGTAGAGTCCTGCTCTGATTATTTTCCTTGTGAGATCCCTGTGTCCACCGTGGTTACCGCAGCACCCTTGATGGATCTCTTTCAAGGCAAACTGTGCTTCTTCAGGGGCCAGGCATTTCAAGAATGGGTGTGTGTAGGACCTCTTGTAGAGCTGATCGTCGATGAGGGAGTAATTCTCGTATTTGGCATACCGTGAAGTATCCTCTTCCATTCGTTTACCATTTTTCAGATAGTATATGATGGGTGTTCTCCAATCATCCTTGGTTTCAATGTTGTATACCTGCGCCACCACCGCTCTCTTAGGTTCGAACACCAAGGTAATGTCCTCGCTCCAAGTTTGTTCGACTGCACTGGCTACTCTGGCCAGGAGGTCTGCTCGTTGGTTTTCTTCTCTCGGCACTTGTTGTATTTCGAATTTCTCAAACTTTTTCCCAATCTCCTAGACTTTGTCGAAGTAGTGTTTCATTCTCTCTTCCTTTATCCCGTAACCTCCTGTTAACTGTTGCGCCACCAATTGAGAGTCAGTCTTAATCACTGCATTGTCGGCTCTGAGTTCTCTGAGTATGTGGGCTGCCCTTAACACTGCTTCATATTCGGCTTCATTATTGGATAGCTTATCTTCAAACTTGATAGCGAATTGATAGACTTCCCCTTCGGGCGAGGTGATGTAGATTCCCACCCCACACCCTTCTTTAGTGACCGACCCATCAACCTGTGCTGCCCACGGTCCCCTCATAGGCCACCTTGTTGCTTCTTGAATAAAGTCCGCCAGTGCCTGCGCTCTAATGGTAGTGCGCGGCTCAAACTCGACCTCGTACTCTCCGAGCTCTATGGCCCATTTCACCATCTTTCCCACTAGATCCGGTCGCCCTAGGATTTGTCTGAATGGTATTATTGTTCTCACAATGACCTTATGTGATAAGAAGTAtggcctcaactttctggccGTGATCATGATTGTGTACGCGGTCTTTTCAACCTCAGTATAGCGTAGCTCTGCACCCTGGATGACCTTGCTTACAAAGTATATCGGTTTTTGTTGCCGGTTCTCCTCTCGGACCAGCACTGAGCTCAGAGATTCAATTCCCACAGAGATATATAGGTACAATGGTTCTCCTGAAGAAGGCTTTGTTAGTACTGGTAGTTTGGTTAGGTAGGCCTTTAGATCTTCAAAAGCTCTCTGGCACTCGCTACTCCATTCAAATCGACTTCCTTTCCGTAGGACTTTGAAAAACGGGAGACTCCGCTCAGCTGAGCGTGAGATGAATCGACTTAGTGCGGTAATCCGACCATTGAGTGTTTGAATTTCTTTGACATTCCTGGGTGGTGTCATGTTCAGGATGGCTTTGACTTTGTCAACATTAACTTCAATTCCCTCTGGTGTTACCCTGTAACCCAAGAACTTTCCTGATTGCACTCCAAAGGTGCATTTGGCGGGGTTGAGCATTAGTCTGTTCTTGCGGACTACCGAGAAGGTTTCCTCCAGATCAGCCACGTGGGAGCTGGCTTTGATGCTGCGCACCAGCATATCGTCAACATATACCGATATATTTCTCCTTAGCTGTGTCCTGAAAATTTTGTCCATCATACGCTGGTATGTGGCCCCTGCATTCTTGAGGCCGAAGGGCATGCTTTCCCATCTGAAGACCCCTGTGCACACTGCGAAGGCAGTTTTGGCGACATCCCCCGGGTGCATCTTCACTTGATGGTATCCTTGGTAGGCGTCCATCATGGACAGGAGTTCACACCCCAAAGTAGCGTCCACTAGCTGATCTATCCGAGGGAGTGGGTAACAATCCTTAGGACAAGCTGCGTTAAGATCTCTATAGTCCACACACATTCTCCACACTTTGGCTTTCTTCTCTACCATGACCGCATTAGATATCCACTCGGGATACTGGATTTCTGTAATGTGTTCTGCTTCTAGGAGGGCCTGGACCTGTTCCTGAATTGCGGCGTCCTTCTCCGCGCCGAAGTGTCTTGTTTTCTGTTTGACGGGTTTGACCATCGGGTCTACATTAAGACGATGTTCAGCTAGCTCTCTGTCTATCCCTTTGAGGTCGGAAGTATTGAATGCAAATATATCCGCATTCCTGCGCAGGCATGCGGTGACTTCTCTTTGGAGGACGGGTGTCATTCCTGCTCCAATCTTGGTGGTGTATCCCTCCTTGTCAGGAAAAAGTTCGATGAGCAGGCACGCGTCACTCGTGGATACAAGGGGTTGTTTATCAATTCCGTCTCTAAGTTCCATGATTTCTCTGCGTTCAGGGTTTGACGCGGTGACTATCCCCACCTTCTCATTTCCTTGATCATTGGGTTCCCCCGGGATTTTTGTTTGCTTTTGTTTCTGCTTTCGAGTGTTGGGGTCGTCTCCCATATTATCCTTTTGTTGCTGGGTTAAAGTTTGTACATGACATTGCTTCGATGTAGCTTGATCCCCCCACACTTCCCCAATCCTTCCACCGTCTATCGGAAACTTCATTTTGAGGTAGAATGTGGAAACTACTGCCTTGAAGGTGTTTAGAGCGGGCCGCCCCAAGATGATGTTGTACGTGGGTTTCGGAGCGTCTATGATCAAGAATCTGATTGTTCTGGTTTTATAACCCTGCGATCGTCCCAAGGTGACTGGCAGTTCTACCATTCCGATTGGTACTACTGATTCTCCTGAGAATCCATAGAGTGGTGCATTCGTTGGTTCAACATTGACATCCGAGCCAAGGGCCTTCCAGCAGTTCCAGTACACAATATTCACCGCGCTGCCCGAGTCCATGAAAACTCGGTGGACCAGGCATCCAGCCACGTCTGTTGAGAAGACTAAGGCGTCATCATGGGGGTACATTAGCGATCTGGCATCCTCCGGGCCAAAGGATATGGTGGGTTCACTGGCTGCGCTGGTAATAGCCATGACCTTTGAGTTAAAGTGTCCTGTTCTCACAGATGTGCCCATGGCCCTGCGCTTGTGTGGAATTTCCCTTCGAGGTTCTTCCTCCTGTTCCTCCGATGAATATGCTTCCTCGTCGGAGACTTCATTCCTTACGGTCTCTTGGGGATGCTCTCTCAGTTCCGTTTCTAGGCTCTTCAACTGACTTTTAAGGAATGATACCCTCTCTTTGAGTCTGGTATTCTCTCTTTGGGTGCCCCGACTGCGCTGTGGAGTAGTGCCACTTGTAGAGTCACCTACATCCTCGATTTGGACATTGTTAGTGACAAACTTCCTCTTGTTCCTCCCTTGTCCTTCCCCGGTATTCCCCATTCCCTTTTGCGTGACCGGGTGTGATATGTTAGGTAATTCGCGGTCCCTGTCCTGGGCTGGTACTGTGGTGGTTTTCTTGTGTGTTATGGGCTCGACTTCTTCCAATGCTGTTGGGGTAACGAGAGGGCGCTGCATCCCTGCCAGTTGCCGGATTGTAGCATAGTTGAGCATTGCTAGCATTTGCTCAGTGATCGTGACATTGAGGAGCCCTTGTGTGGAAGTAGGCACCGTACCCCCTGGTGCTGAAGTTCCGATCAGAGACTGTGTTGTTCCCGGAGTAGTCCCAGTAGGCCCCGAGGCCTGGttgttgaaagtggtgaaacctGGTGGTGTGAGCTCAGACAAGTTAATCCCTTGGGTCGAAGGGATTCCAGCCTTCCCGGTTCCTGACTCCCCCGCGACTGTGTCAAAATCCTTAGCCAGATTCCTGTACAGGTCATCGGTTCCCATGGTTGGTACCTGAGGGAAATGTAGATGTTAGCATAAGGACATATGAATAATTATCGCTGCGCAGGCCGCCTGCGCAGCCCTGTTTTCGTAACCCCTAGAATTATTGACTGCCCTGGTGGGGGccgtaaaaccctagaaaaacCCTGAAAAGATTCAAAGAAGTCCACAAACTTCGGCCCATAAAGCCATTCAGGATCAAATGTACGGATTCCTTAAAGAGAAAAGTTGCGTAGGAAAATCTCCCTCGTAGGCGTTCATGAAGAACACCGAGTcttctgggaaataaacccagaaaagGTATCGCTGCATCTCATCCCCAGAGTAAAAGAAAACCCACTACGGCAATAAGGAGCTCAGTTACATAGTGACCATTACTGAGGGAAATAAGCGTTAGTGAGCGTTGATACCAACAAGAAGGTTTAGGTTGCCTTTAATCACACACCAACACTGCTTAACAGAGGTGCTAAACATGTAAACAGAGATAGAAATGAGTGAACAGGGGTTTATGGACAGCAATGCAAAGACAGAGTATACATGTAAGGTTTCTCCCAGATCGCACACAATGTATCAATTTCAACAAGAATTTCACGCTATCCACGACCAAGAATTTTCTCAtgcaagaaagaaaaaatttcgAATGAGGTTCAGATCCGTGCACATACTGGAGGATCCGCAATAAAACCATGTTTACTCACCATAGATCCATGTTGAGAGCAAGCAAGAATTAGACAGATAGAAAAATCGGAACTCTTAAACCGGCTAAAACTCACGCCCTAACTCAGATGTTTCCATATGCATACAAATGATAAGTGAACCTCTACAAACGAAAAAACTCATCTAAGGAACGAACACCACATCTCAAAGCTACGATTTATAACAGACACATTAAGAATCACACGAACTCAGTAGGCATCAAGAAAAATTTTCATGACTTTTCCTAAGATTTTTCATGCATAACACGCAAAGAACCCAGATCGGAATACACGTTTGAAGATTTACCCCACAACACATTCAAACACCCTGGATCTCCACTTATAACGGACAAGAATCATGAAGAACAGAACCCCTGAACACACCCAAAAACTCACGCCTTAACTAGCaaattcccacagacggcgccagttggtgatgcactgaatcaccaacacctaaactagaaggtTGATGGTAGATCGGAACCTGAGGGAAATAGACGGACGGATGTTTCTTTTACTCTTCAATAGAATAATTCTTTACAAATATCAAAGCATACATGTAAAACTTGGGAGAAAAGATCGGTCCCTTCTACTATTACAGACatgctatttataagagatgAAGAGGAGAGGGTAAGATTGTCTTTTCCTTCATGGCACGTGCTCGGTACGTCCTTGGCGTCGTTGTCACTGGTGATTGTCCTTGCTCCAACGGCCTTGCAGCTTTTGCCTCCTTCAGAAAGTAGTTGGGAACTCTTCGCTTGTGCCGGCATCTCTATGTGTTGAAGTCTGCGCTGCCTTTTCCAAGGAGCGCTGGTGCTGCGCTGCTCCTTCATGGGGTGgcgatgactgcgctgctccttcatGGGATGGCGATGACTGCGCAGCTCCTTCATGGGGTGgcgatgactgcgctgctccttcatATGATGgcgatgactgcgctgctctctCAAAGGGGGCGCTGGGATCTCCATTCTTTGTCCTGCACTGTTAGTTTTCCTATTTTGTGCAATAATCGTTAAGGCAGTAGATCTTTCATATTGGTAACATATGGAGTACAGGTCGTGTGCTGCGCTGATGAGGACCTTATGCCTCATCATAgaccatcaatcatcatcaaaaGCACATCATAATCTCATGCTCATCATCAATTTATTGTTCAAACCATAAACTCAAAGATCTCCTAATTTTAGGTCAAACCAAACTATGCAAAAATTTGCATCACAAGGCCATGCTTTGCAAAACACACACCAATCATCTCAAAACACATCATTAAACATATTTCTCACCCCAAATtaagaaaagaacaagaaagatcTTTGAAGGGTAAAAACTCCCTATTTTCGAAAATCTCACAAAAGGGTGAGGGGgtgttttcttgcttcaatcatcCATATAAACTCACATAGAACATCATAGAAGCTAGATCTATGAAAAtaaagatcacttacccaagatcaaacaaagaacaaagttttctctctctagtttcAAGACTAAACTCTAAGGATCTCTTGAATTTAGGAAGATAAGAAGTGTTTAGGTCTTGATTTAGTAAAGGATTTTGCTCTTGGTATGATTCTATGAAGCTTTGGAGGTCTCTTCAATGGTGATCAGTGGAGGAAgaaaatcgagagagagagagagagagtgaggacAAAATGATGGTGTGAGGGAGAAGTGAGATAAACTAATGTCTTGTTAAGGAATAGTGATTAGAGACAAAGTACTATTCACTCATTAATGCATTGTTTCCCAATTCTCTACACCCTAATCCGTCCACTCGTCCACCACTTGCCACTTGACAAAAGAATAAAGCACATGTCTTAAAAGAATTAATCTCATTgggaattatatatatatggtgtagGAACTAAAGTCATGGAAAAATTAGTCACTAATTAATGACATGTTATAGCACAAAACTCTTGTgaccaaaattaaaataaaaatatagcactaatattagtgcactcactcaatttataaaattcatctttttaggaaaaataatttgaaaacatATTTTGGAAAAATTTATAAATCGGCATTTTTGATTTTTCGGTAAAATAAATCTCGTTTGTTTTGAGAACTCAAAATAAAACTTACGTGCTatcattctaaaaaaaatcataataactcacTCATGAATGCACACGTAACAAAAAGTCACATAAACAGTCAAACAAATAGtctcacataacatcacatcaagaCAAACCACATTCAACGACAAACAGAACAGCTCTCACATCGACTCCTCTCTATAGGGGTTCTCGCTCTTTTTCTCAACCCCATTTCTAACTCGTTGTTCCTATTAACATAATAGGTCAGTCGGTCTCACCGGTAGTTCTATATCCGATCtcgaaaaaataatataatctcttctcaattcaatcagcatctctatctcaactcgttTTCTCATAAAGCTATTCACTTTCTAACTCCGTCATCGGTTTTAACAactcatatctctatttataagGAAACTTTGTCTCGTCTAAGATAATCAAAAATCTAATATCGCAaaatctcagtactctcaatagtgtctTGGCACTATTTCTAacaaggaaaagtacggggtgttacacaagTGTTACATTCACAAAAATGACAAGAAGAAGTTAAACACTTTTGATAGTAAGGCTGACCAAGGATGTTGCCTTGGATATTCTGCAACTGAAGaatcaagcaaagcctatcgagtgtttaactctcagaCATTAGCTGTGGAAGTAAcatcccatgttgtttttgatgaATCACTTGATGATTTCAGGCAACAGGAAACTGATGAGAAATCGAAGACTGAAGGAGCTCCTAATACTGAAGGAAAAGGAACTGAAAGAACTAAAGTGCTGGTTTGGACTCCTAGAAatgatgaagatactgaaaccctacagtatcagaagatcagtccaACTACTGAAGGTCGAACTGAAGTTCCATCAGTTAGCATCAGTTAAAGGGGGAACTCAACCAACTGAAGAACCTAAAGAAGCAGAAactgaagttcaagttgaacttCAGTCCCCAGTTCAGTATTCCCCAGCACAAGCAGAAACTGATGCACCGGTCCTTATACTCACTGAAGatccaccaccatcaccagaagacACAAGAAAATACAAGAAGTGGTTCGAGGATTACCCACCTGACAACATCATCGGAGATCCATCTGATCGTGTGAAGACCCGAAGTTCAGCATGAGGCCCAATTATCTAAGGGGTGGGCTTAAGGCCTTGGGGTTTATTTtacatgcctataaatagaagcTTAGGAGGAATTAAGAGGGGATGTTATCTTATTATTCATTCGGGCACTACACTTGTAACATGTTACCCTCTCGAAGTATAGTGAAAAATCCGAAGAACTCCCAtggacgtaggtcttgatgaccgaaccacgtaaatcctatTGTCATTTTATCATTTTCAATTAGGGTGAAGTTTCTTGTTTCATCAAGAATATCTacttgaacaaggcttcaaaaagggatcagtggacagaactttgttcacactggaggaaggagaagaattattacttgttcaaatttatgtggATGATACAATTTCGGTTCAAGGACCGAAAGattgtgcaagaagtttgctgacatcatgacgaacAAGTTTCAAAATGTCTATGataggagaaatgaatttcttcctGGGATTGTGATAGAGGTTATCCTTTTCCTTGTCATTGTGTGGTGGATTTTTcgtgcatataaatttataattttcctaTGCCCACAGCTAGGTACCGCTAGCGGTAAGTATAAGGTCGATCCTATGAGGAGTTGGTGTATTCTTCTCTTTTGTCACGGTCATGGTCACACACTCGGGGTTGTGCCTTGATCAGAGTATTGGAAACAAAGAAcctgaaataaaacaaaagaaaaataaaaaataaaaggaactTGGTTTAGGCATAGTCTCATCAAGTTTGGACACAGTCATCGCTCATAGGTTCAAGGATTGTCATTGTGCCTTCACATCTTTGGTTATGGACAGTCGATCAATAGGCTGGGCCCTCTTTTCGGTGTCACGTGCGCATGTGATGAGCCcaagtttgtgctctgttttt
It contains:
- the LOC130994277 gene encoding uncharacterized protein LOC130994277 is translated as MGTDDLYRNLAKDFDTVAGESGTGKAGIPSTQGINLSELTPPGFTTFNNQASGPTGTTPGTTQSLIGTSAPGGTVPTSTQGLLNVTITEQMLAMLNYATIRQLAGMQRPLVTPTALEEVEPITHKKTTTVPAQDRDRELPNISHPVTQKGMGNTGEGQGRNKRKFVTNNVQIEDVGDSTSGTTPQRSRGTQRENTRLKERVSFLKSQLKSLETELREHPQETVRNEVSDEEAYSSEEQEEEPRREIPHKRRAMGTSVRTGHFNSKVMAITSAASEPTISFGPEDARSLMYPHDDALVFSTDVAGCLVHRVFMDSGSAVNIVYWNCWKALGSDVNVEPTNAPLYGFSGESVVPIGMVELPVTLGRSQGYKTRTIRFLIIDAPKPTYNIILGRPALNTFKAVVSTFYLKMKFPIDGGRIGEVWGDQATSKQCHVQTLTQQQKDNMGDDPNTRKQKQKQTKIPGEPNDQGNEKVGIVTASNPERREIMELRDGIDKQPLVSTSDACLLIELFPDKEGYTTKIGAGMTPVLQREVTACLRRNADIFAFNTSDLKGIDRELAEHRLNVDPMVKPVKQKTRHFGAEKDAAIQEQVQALLEAEHITEIQYPEWISNAVMVEKKAKVWRMCVDYRDLNAACPKDCYPLPRIDQLVDATLGCELLSMMDAYQGYHQVKMHPGDVAKTAFAVCTGVFRWESMPFGLKNAGATYQRMMDKIFRTQLRRNISVYVDDMLVRSIKASSHVADLEETFSVVRKNRLMLNPAKCTFGVQSGKFLGYRVTPEGIEVNVDKVKAILNMTPPRNVKEIQTLNGRITALSRFISRSAERSLPFFKVLRKGSRFEWSSECQRAFEDLKAYLTKLPVLTKPSSGEPLYLYISVGIESLSSVLVREENRQQKPIYFVSKVIQGAELRYTEVEKTAYTIMITARKLRPYFLSHKVIVRTIIPFRQILGRPDLVGKMVKWAIELGEYEVEFEPRTTIRAQALADFIQEATRWPMRGPWAAQVDGSVTKEGCGVGIYITSPEGEVYQFAIKFEDKLSNNEAEYEAVLRAAHILRELRADNAVIKTDSQLVAQQLTGGYGIKEERMKHYFDKV